A region of Paractinoplanes abujensis DNA encodes the following proteins:
- a CDS encoding TetR/AcrR family transcriptional regulator has protein sequence MARTTTEPRPSEARLRLLGTASKIFYAEGIHAIGVDRIINEAAVTRATFYRHFPGKEDLVVAYLQGADEAIRAQVSAGVAAASSPGDAVRAIAAGIADGIRSPGFRGCAFLNAVAEYPDPQSPVHQVVLAHRQWFLDTVVELMARIEPDEAEAAAQHFIMLRDGAMAAGCLFDPEAISETFLRGVNGLVERHGARHEPS, from the coding sequence ATGGCGCGCACCACGACCGAACCCCGGCCCTCCGAGGCCCGGCTCCGCCTCCTGGGCACGGCGAGCAAGATCTTCTACGCCGAGGGCATCCACGCGATCGGCGTCGACCGCATCATCAACGAGGCCGCCGTGACCCGGGCGACCTTCTACCGCCACTTCCCCGGCAAGGAAGACCTCGTCGTGGCCTACCTGCAGGGCGCCGACGAGGCCATCCGGGCCCAGGTCAGCGCGGGCGTGGCCGCCGCCTCGTCACCCGGCGACGCCGTCCGGGCCATCGCCGCCGGCATCGCCGACGGCATTCGCTCGCCCGGCTTCCGCGGGTGCGCCTTCCTCAACGCCGTGGCCGAATACCCCGACCCGCAGAGCCCGGTGCACCAGGTGGTGCTCGCGCACCGGCAGTGGTTCCTCGACACGGTCGTCGAGCTGATGGCCCGGATCGAGCCGGACGAGGCCGAAGCGGCCGCCCAGCACTTCATCATGCTGCGCGACGGCGCCATGGCCGCGGGCTGCCTCTTCGACCCCGAGGCCATCAGCGAGACCTTCCTGCGCGGAGTCAACGGCCTCGTCGAACGACACGGCGCCCGCCACGAGCCGAGCTGA
- the menC gene encoding o-succinylbenzoate synthase codes for MKLTGIELRRIKMPLVAPFRTSFGTETERDVLLLRAVTDEAEGWGECVAMSDPLYSSEYVEAAADVLRRYLVPALAARRPAAATAVAPALHRFKGHRMAKAALETAVLDAELRAEGRSFARELGATRDRVPCGVSVGIMDSIPQLLDAVDGYLAQGYVRIKLKIEPGWDVEPVRAVRERFGDDVLLQVDANTAYTVGQAPLLAALDPFGLLLIEQPLDEEDVLGHVELSRRVRTPICLDESIVSARAAADAIRLGACSIVNVKPGRVGGYLEARRIHDVCVANGIPVWCGGMLETGLGRAANVALAALPGFTLPGDTSGSDRYFRTDVTAPFVLEDGHLPVPAGPGLGVEPIPEILAEITTSMEWLPL; via the coding sequence GTGAAACTGACCGGGATCGAGCTGCGCCGCATCAAGATGCCGCTGGTGGCGCCGTTCCGCACGTCGTTCGGCACCGAGACCGAGCGCGACGTCCTGCTGCTGCGGGCCGTCACCGACGAGGCCGAGGGGTGGGGCGAGTGCGTCGCGATGAGCGACCCCCTTTACTCCAGCGAATACGTCGAGGCCGCGGCCGACGTGCTGCGCCGCTACCTGGTGCCCGCGCTGGCCGCCCGCCGACCCGCCGCGGCCACCGCCGTCGCGCCGGCCCTGCACAGGTTCAAGGGTCACCGGATGGCCAAGGCCGCACTGGAGACCGCGGTGCTCGACGCCGAACTGCGCGCCGAGGGCCGCTCGTTCGCCCGCGAGCTGGGCGCCACCCGCGACCGGGTGCCGTGCGGGGTGTCGGTCGGCATCATGGACTCGATCCCCCAGCTGCTCGACGCGGTCGACGGCTACCTCGCGCAGGGCTACGTCCGGATCAAGCTGAAGATCGAGCCGGGCTGGGACGTCGAGCCCGTACGGGCGGTCCGCGAGCGCTTCGGTGACGATGTGCTGCTGCAGGTGGACGCGAACACGGCGTACACGGTGGGGCAGGCGCCGCTGCTGGCCGCGCTCGACCCGTTCGGCCTGCTGCTGATCGAGCAGCCGCTGGACGAGGAGGACGTGCTCGGTCACGTCGAGCTGTCCCGCCGCGTGCGGACCCCGATCTGCCTGGACGAGTCGATCGTGTCGGCCCGTGCCGCCGCCGACGCCATCCGGCTGGGCGCGTGCAGCATCGTCAACGTCAAACCGGGCCGGGTCGGCGGCTACCTCGAGGCCCGCCGCATCCACGACGTGTGTGTCGCCAACGGCATCCCCGTCTGGTGCGGCGGCATGCTCGAAACAGGCCTGGGCAGGGCGGCCAACGTGGCTTTGGCCGCCCTGCCCGGTTTCACCCTGCCCGGCGACACGTCGGGGTCGGACCGCTATTTCCGTACGGACGTCACCGCACCGTTCGTGCTCGAGGACGGCCACCTGCCCGTGCCGGCGGGGCCCGGCCTGGGCGTCGAGCCGATCCCCGAGATCCTCGCCGAGATCACCACGAGCATGGAGTGGCTGCCGCTCTAA
- a CDS encoding M20 family metallopeptidase — protein sequence MDLREMLADLRELVTCESPSDDRAAVARSAEVLAAIGHRRLGAHPERIVIDGRTHLRWRFGYGPPRVLLLGHHDTVWPIGSLAHHPYEVTGETLRGPGCFDMKAGVVQALHAVAALTNRAGVTVLITGDEELGSPTSRELIEKEAAGCAAALVLEGAADGGALKTERKGVSLYAVRVTGRAAHAGLEPEAGVNSTVELAHQVLAVQALADPALGTTVVPARMTAGTTTNTVPARGEFAVDVRARTTAEQRRVDVALTSLAPVLPGARITIEGGPNRPPLEAAASEALYARAEAVAVRLGLPPLGRAAVGGASDGNFTAGAGTPTLDGLGAVGGGAHAPGEHVVVAEIPRRAALVAALVGEVTGSE from the coding sequence ATGGACCTGCGCGAAATGCTGGCCGACCTGCGGGAGCTGGTGACCTGCGAGTCGCCCTCGGACGACCGGGCCGCCGTGGCCCGCAGCGCCGAGGTGCTGGCCGCGATCGGTCACCGCCGGCTCGGCGCGCACCCGGAGCGGATCGTGATCGACGGGCGTACCCACCTGCGGTGGCGTTTCGGCTACGGCCCGCCGCGGGTGCTGCTGCTGGGTCACCATGACACGGTGTGGCCGATCGGTTCCCTCGCGCACCACCCGTACGAGGTGACGGGTGAGACCCTGCGCGGGCCGGGCTGCTTCGACATGAAGGCGGGCGTGGTGCAGGCCCTGCACGCGGTGGCGGCACTCACGAACCGCGCGGGGGTGACCGTGCTGATCACCGGGGACGAGGAGCTGGGCTCGCCCACGTCGCGGGAGCTGATCGAGAAGGAGGCCGCCGGATGCGCGGCGGCCCTGGTGCTGGAGGGGGCGGCCGACGGGGGCGCCCTCAAGACCGAGCGCAAAGGCGTTTCCCTGTACGCCGTACGGGTGACCGGCCGGGCCGCGCACGCGGGCCTGGAACCCGAGGCCGGCGTCAACTCCACCGTGGAACTGGCCCACCAGGTGCTCGCCGTGCAGGCCCTGGCCGACCCAGCCCTGGGCACGACAGTGGTGCCGGCCCGGATGACCGCGGGCACCACCACCAACACCGTTCCCGCCCGGGGCGAGTTCGCCGTCGACGTGCGTGCCCGCACCACCGCCGAGCAGCGGCGCGTCGACGTGGCCCTGACCTCGCTGGCCCCGGTGCTGCCGGGTGCCCGGATCACGATCGAGGGCGGCCCCAACCGCCCGCCCCTGGAGGCCGCCGCGTCCGAAGCCCTCTACGCCCGGGCCGAGGCGGTCGCCGTGCGGCTCGGCCTGCCCCCGCTGGGCCGGGCCGCGGTCGGCGGCGCCTCGGACGGCAATTTCACCGCCGGCGCCGGCACGCCTACCCTGGACGGGCTCGGCGCGGTCGGCGGCGGCGCGCACGCCCCCGGCGAACACGTGGTCGTCGCCGAGATCCCGCGCCGGGCGGCGCTGGTCGCGGCGCTGGTGGGAGAGGTGACCGGCAGTGAGTGA
- a CDS encoding ClpP family protease — protein MSQYTIPTVVEKTPNGERAYDIYSRLLSDRIIFLGTEIDDGVANVVIAQLIHLESAGEQEIGLYINSPGGSFSALTAIYDTMHFVRCDIATICVGQAASAAAALLAAGTPGKRSVLPHAKVTLHQPSSQARGTLPDLAVEAKEVAKVRAEMDRILGRHTGHPVEKIRADTDRSMALTAPEAVAYGLADRVITARPERAYRLSAAS, from the coding sequence ATGAGCCAGTACACAATTCCCACCGTCGTCGAGAAAACTCCCAACGGCGAACGGGCGTACGACATCTATTCGCGGCTGCTGTCCGACCGGATCATCTTCCTCGGCACCGAGATCGACGACGGCGTGGCCAACGTGGTGATCGCCCAGCTGATCCACCTCGAATCGGCCGGTGAGCAGGAGATCGGGCTCTACATCAACTCGCCCGGAGGGTCGTTCAGCGCGCTGACCGCCATCTACGACACCATGCATTTCGTCCGGTGCGACATCGCCACGATCTGCGTCGGTCAGGCCGCGTCGGCCGCCGCCGCCCTGCTGGCGGCGGGCACACCCGGCAAACGCTCGGTGCTGCCGCACGCCAAGGTGACGCTGCACCAGCCGTCCAGCCAGGCCCGGGGCACGCTGCCCGACCTGGCGGTGGAGGCCAAGGAGGTGGCCAAGGTGCGGGCCGAGATGGATCGGATCCTGGGCCGGCACACGGGTCACCCGGTGGAGAAGATCCGCGCCGACACCGATCGGAGCATGGCGTTGACCGCGCCCGAGGCGGTCGCCTACGGCCTGGCCGACCGGGTGATCACGGCACGGCCGGAGCGGGCGTACCGGTTGAGCGCCGCGAGCTGA
- a CDS encoding GNAT family N-acetyltransferase: MSDLLSPTPAADAAARAAGVEIRVLTELAELHDVCRLFDSIWRSDPADPPVTRDLLRAMTKAGNYVAGAFDAGGMVGACIAFFGPPGRREMHSHIAGVGRAAHGRGIGYALKLHQRAWALDLGVHTISWTFDPLVSRNAYFNMVKLGGRPVQYLPHFYGAMTDGINGADDTDRLLMRWDLTAPHGPLPAPDLTGAAVALDRGPDGDPVPRPVTGRTVLVAVPSDIESLRRTDVACARRWRVAVREVLGSLIDGGARVTGFDRAGWYVVERADA; encoded by the coding sequence GTGAGTGACCTGCTCAGCCCGACCCCGGCGGCCGACGCGGCGGCCCGGGCGGCCGGGGTCGAGATCCGTGTCCTGACCGAGCTGGCCGAGCTGCACGACGTGTGCCGGCTGTTCGACAGCATCTGGCGGTCCGACCCGGCCGACCCGCCGGTCACCCGTGACCTGCTGCGCGCCATGACCAAGGCCGGCAACTACGTGGCGGGGGCGTTCGACGCCGGCGGCATGGTCGGGGCCTGCATCGCCTTTTTCGGACCGCCCGGGCGCCGCGAGATGCACAGCCACATCGCCGGGGTCGGCCGGGCCGCGCACGGCCGGGGCATCGGCTACGCCCTCAAACTGCATCAGCGGGCCTGGGCGCTCGACCTGGGCGTGCACACCATCAGCTGGACCTTCGATCCGCTGGTCAGCCGTAACGCGTACTTCAACATGGTCAAACTGGGCGGTCGCCCGGTGCAGTATCTGCCGCACTTCTACGGCGCCATGACCGACGGCATCAACGGCGCCGACGACACCGACCGGCTGCTGATGCGCTGGGACCTGACCGCGCCGCACGGCCCGCTGCCGGCGCCGGACCTGACCGGGGCGGCCGTCGCCCTGGACCGCGGGCCCGACGGCGACCCGGTCCCGCGCCCCGTCACCGGCCGGACGGTGCTGGTCGCGGTGCCGTCCGACATCGAGTCGTTGCGCCGCACCGATGTGGCGTGTGCCCGGCGCTGGCGGGTCGCCGTACGGGAGGTGCTCGGTTCCCTGATCGACGGCGGGGCCCGGGTGACCGGCTTCGACCGGGCCGGCTGGTATGTGGTGGAGAGGGCAGACGCGTGA
- a CDS encoding lytic polysaccharide monooxygenase auxiliary activity family 9 protein: MTPRPRWVLVVLLALVAGLLPFSGAAQAHGTIINPASRAYQCWKSWGSQHTNPAMQQQDPMCWQAFQANPDTMWNWMSALRDGLGGQFQARTPDGQLCSNGLTRNDSLNRTGAWKTTNVSRNFTVQLYDQASHGADYFRVYVSKQGFNPATQSLGWGNLDFITQTGRYAPAQNISFNISTSGYTGHHVLFVIWQASHLDQAYMWCSDVNFTA, encoded by the coding sequence ATGACGCCTCGTCCCCGCTGGGTGCTGGTCGTGCTTCTCGCCCTCGTGGCCGGCCTGCTTCCCTTCAGCGGCGCGGCCCAGGCCCACGGCACCATCATCAACCCGGCCAGCCGGGCCTATCAGTGCTGGAAGTCCTGGGGCAGCCAGCACACCAACCCGGCCATGCAGCAGCAGGATCCGATGTGCTGGCAGGCGTTCCAGGCCAACCCCGACACCATGTGGAACTGGATGAGCGCCCTGCGCGACGGCCTGGGCGGCCAGTTCCAGGCCCGCACGCCCGACGGCCAGCTCTGCAGCAACGGCCTGACCCGCAACGACAGCCTCAACCGGACCGGGGCCTGGAAGACGACCAACGTCTCCCGCAACTTCACCGTCCAGCTGTACGACCAGGCCAGCCACGGCGCCGACTACTTCCGCGTCTACGTCAGCAAGCAGGGGTTCAACCCGGCCACCCAGAGCCTGGGCTGGGGCAACCTCGACTTCATCACGCAGACCGGCCGGTACGCCCCGGCGCAGAACATCTCGTTCAACATCTCCACCTCCGGCTACACCGGGCACCACGTGCTCTTCGTGATCTGGCAGGCGTCGCACCTGGACCAGGCCTACATGTGGTGCAGCGACGTGAATTTCACCGCATGA
- a CDS encoding fructosamine kinase family protein translates to MTPAALLAQRLARAGISDVVTVEPVSGGLAALAGIAHRDDAPPVFVKTFAEAPDGDAFAAEAEGLTVLRELGGLPTPDVLVAGPELLVLSLLQPRPRDEAFWERFAHALAHLHLSTGHPRFGWHRDNWLGRRRQVNTWAGDGFAFFAEHRLLRWLPEPRVRAALGSADRTALERLCDRLPELLPQRPATLTHGDLWAQNVLATADGRAALIDPAVSYTWAEVDLAHLWTTAPPPESRRFFDVYADLTGLDDDWPARMPIIQLRQHLAVLAQFDDDWGAADLIRATLAPFRPRT, encoded by the coding sequence ATGACTCCGGCCGCCCTGCTGGCGCAACGTCTGGCGCGCGCGGGAATCAGCGACGTCGTCACCGTCGAGCCGGTCAGCGGCGGGCTGGCCGCACTGGCCGGCATAGCGCACCGCGACGACGCGCCACCGGTCTTCGTCAAAACCTTCGCGGAAGCGCCGGACGGGGACGCCTTCGCCGCCGAGGCCGAGGGGCTGACGGTCCTGCGCGAGCTCGGCGGCCTGCCCACCCCCGACGTGCTCGTGGCCGGCCCCGAGTTGCTCGTGTTGTCGCTCCTGCAGCCGCGACCGCGCGACGAAGCCTTCTGGGAACGGTTCGCCCACGCGCTCGCTCACCTGCATCTGAGCACCGGCCACCCGCGCTTCGGATGGCACCGCGACAACTGGCTGGGCCGCCGCCGGCAGGTCAACACGTGGGCCGGCGACGGCTTCGCCTTCTTCGCCGAGCACCGGCTGCTGCGCTGGCTCCCCGAGCCCCGCGTGCGGGCCGCGCTCGGATCCGCCGACCGGACCGCGCTGGAACGGCTCTGCGACCGGCTCCCCGAGCTGCTGCCCCAGCGGCCGGCCACCCTGACCCACGGCGACCTGTGGGCCCAGAACGTGCTGGCCACCGCCGACGGACGAGCGGCGCTGATCGACCCCGCGGTGTCCTACACGTGGGCCGAGGTCGACCTGGCGCACCTCTGGACCACGGCGCCGCCACCCGAGTCGCGGCGCTTCTTCGACGTCTACGCCGACCTGACCGGCCTGGACGACGACTGGCCGGCCCGCATGCCGATCATCCAGCTCCGCCAGCACCTGGCCGTCCTGGCTCAGTTCGACGACGACTGGGGCGCCGCCGACCTGATCCGCGCCACGCTGGCCCCGTTCCGCCCGCGCACGTGA
- a CDS encoding ClpP family protease, which produces MTQPIAGSIDDQVAARLLHQRIVVLGQEVDDQIANRLCGQLLLLSAEDPRAVISLYINSPGGSVSAGLAIYDTMRLIPNEVSTLALGLAGSMGQFLLTAGAPGKRFSLPHAQILMHQGSAGFGGTAADVEIYADQLERVGTTLLRLTAEHTGQPIEVVERDSRRDRWFTAGQARAYGLIDHVLDSVDDVRPEMTRQPMGLSA; this is translated from the coding sequence ATGACTCAACCGATTGCCGGATCGATCGACGACCAGGTGGCCGCGCGGCTGCTGCATCAGCGCATCGTCGTGCTGGGCCAGGAGGTGGACGACCAGATCGCCAACCGGCTGTGCGGCCAGTTGCTGCTGCTGTCGGCCGAGGACCCGCGGGCCGTCATCAGCCTCTACATCAACTCGCCGGGCGGGTCGGTCAGCGCCGGGCTGGCCATCTACGACACCATGCGGCTGATTCCCAACGAGGTCAGCACGCTGGCCTTGGGTCTGGCCGGCAGCATGGGCCAGTTCCTGCTGACGGCGGGCGCGCCGGGCAAGCGGTTCAGCCTGCCGCACGCGCAGATCCTGATGCACCAGGGCTCGGCCGGGTTCGGCGGCACGGCGGCCGACGTGGAGATCTACGCCGACCAGCTGGAACGGGTGGGTACGACACTGCTGCGGCTGACCGCCGAGCACACCGGGCAGCCGATCGAGGTGGTGGAACGGGACAGCCGCCGCGATCGCTGGTTCACCGCCGGACAGGCCCGGGCGTACGGGCTGATCGATCACGTCCTGGACAGCGTGGACGACGTGCGCCCCGAGATGACCCGGCAGCCGATGGGGCTGAGCGCATGA
- a CDS encoding sigma factor-like helix-turn-helix DNA-binding protein, translating into MPTRYADPPMEQMLRRLPARHREVLVATYFRGRTTTEAAHVLGLPPKAVKARLYEAMRELSDMRFC; encoded by the coding sequence ATGCCGACCCGATACGCCGACCCGCCGATGGAGCAGATGCTGCGTCGCCTCCCGGCCCGGCATCGCGAAGTCCTCGTGGCCACCTACTTCCGCGGCCGCACGACCACCGAGGCGGCCCACGTGCTCGGCCTGCCCCCGAAAGCGGTCAAGGCCCGGCTCTACGAGGCGATGCGGGAGCTCTCCGACATGCGCTTCTGCTGA